In one window of Nicotiana tabacum cultivar K326 chromosome 12, ASM71507v2, whole genome shotgun sequence DNA:
- the LOC107787647 gene encoding ubinuclein-1-like isoform X2 yields the protein MEGGGSGGESVVGRTSTSYEAAAGRRRFTVELRPGETTIVSWKKLLKDATISQSNAPNGTAPAPTTSSAASAAGIQPPLPHPSLETRLASGQPADKEVKDAPPGNRLNAVIEKIERLYVGKQSDDEEDLNDFPDDDEYDTEDSFIDDTELDEYFQVDNSAIKHDGFFVNRGKLERVELASPKNQQPKKRRRKDLAKSHVGDDDGHSPSKPVKVGKKAGKPVPVVSGSSHPSHGVALQNVSHEGEKFLNQLNASERPITKKAADTQSMLEQSPSVSLRGDSAQEKDFDQQKIGVIQSKNLDGSEISGNSTQRHDKSSYAQERSVVGRPVNVSDGVDQSVQRRDEKFNVSGEGKNSVQTMKGPAMQRKEGSTGRPKGTMLEKAIRDLEKIVAESRPPNMEVQDADNSSQAIKRRLPPEVKQKLAKVARLAQASHGKISQDLINRLMSIVGHLIQLRTLKRNLKIMVNMGLSAKQEKDNRVHQIKREVAEMIKLRIPLMKSKLLEQQAGASDDFQEASAEEKEAFKRKYSMDVALEDKICDLYDHFVEGLDEDAGPQVRKLYAELAGFWPNGFMDNHGIKRAICRAKDRRRALHARRKDGEKIRRNKLLASKVEETGRVDAVPIAQSVHIQEKVVIDHSSTSTNKPLSSTAAVSASTRMPVSSANGPDVDRLKQEKLKGVSGSSVDPRAADALPKKKIKRKQESELGESQFHTEKLTSIQAEEKNKTNKQTVCPPPKPNNVQQVAPSL from the exons ATGGAGGGCGGCGGTAGTGGCGGAGAATCGGTAGTAGGGAGGACGTCGACGTCGTATGAGGCTGCGGCCGGCCGGCGGAGGTTCACGGTAGAGCTCCGGCCGGGAGAAACCACAATTGTATCGTGGAAGAAGCTTCTCAAGGACGCTACTATCTCTCAGTCCAATGCTCCTAATGGTACTGCTCCTGCTCCAACGACATCGTCTGCTGCTTCTGCTGCTGGTATTCAACCTCCACTGCCACATCCTTCGCTCGAGACTCGATTAGCTTCG GGACAACCTGCTGATAAGGAAGTCAAGGATGCTCCTCCTGGAAATCGTTTAAATGCTGTGATCGAAAAGATTGAACGCCTATATGTG GGAAAACAAAGTGATGACGAGGAAGATCTTAATGATTTCCCAGATGATGATGAATATGACACTGAAGATTCTTTCATAGATGATACTGAGCTG GATGAGTATTTTCAGGTTGATAACTCAGCAATAAAGCATGACGGGTTCTTTGTCAATCGCGGAAAGTTGGAGCGCGT TGAACTAGCGTCACCAAAGAACCAGCAACCAAAAAAGCGGAGAAGAAAAGATCTGGCAAAAAGCCATGTTGGGGACGACGATGGACATAGTCCAAGTAAACCTGTAAAAGTAGGAAAGAAGGCTGGGAAACCAGTACCAGTTGTTAGCGGATCTTCTCACCCATCTCATGGTGTCGCTTTGCAAAATGTATCCCATGAAGGAGAAAAATTCCTGAATCAGTTGAATGCTTCTGAAAGACCGATAACAAAGAAAGCTGCCGATACCCAAAGTATGCTGGAGCAATCTCCATCAGTATCATTGCGTGGTGATTCTGCACAAGAAAAAGACTTTGACCAGCAGAAAATTGGAGTTATCCAATCCAAGAATCTAGATGGTTCTGAAATATCTGGGAATTCTACTCAGAGGCATGACAAAAGTTCTTATGCTCAAGAGAGATCTGTTGTGGGAAGACCGGTTAACGTTTCTGACGGAGTAGACCAATCTGTTCAGCGACGTGATGAAAAGTTTAACGTCAGTGGTGAGGGCAAGAACTCAGTTCAGACTATG AAAGGTCCTGCCATGCAGCGAAAGGAAGGATCTACTGGTAGACCAAAAGGTACAATGCTTGAGAAGGCCATCAGGGATTTGGAGAAAATTGTTGCAGAAT CGAGGCCACCAAATATGGAGGTTCAGGATGCTGATAATTCATCCCAGGCTATCAAAAGGAGGTTACCACCTGAAGTAAAGCAGAAGCTGGCTAAAGTTGCCAGATTGGCG CAAGCTAGTCATGGAAAAATATCCCAGGACTTAATTAATCGTTTAATGAGTATTGTTGGCCACTTGATACAACTTCGCACATTGAAG AGGAATTTGAAAATCATGGTCAATATGGGTCTGTCAGCAAAACAGGAGAAAGATAACCGGGTTCATCAAATAAAGAGGGAGGTCGCTGAGATGATTAAGTTGCGGATTCCATTGATGAAATCAAAG TTACTTGAGCAACAAGCTGGAGCTTCTGATGACTTCCAAGAAGCAAGTGCTGAAGAGAAAGAAGCCTTTAAGAGAAAATACAGCATGGATGTTGCACTAGAAGACAAAATATGCGACCTTTATGATCATTTTGTTGAG GGGCTGGATGAAGATGCTGGTCCACAAGTCAGAAAGTTGTATGCAGAG CTTGCAGGATTTTGGCCAAATGGCTTTATGGATAATCATGGTATTAAACGTGCTATATGTAGAGCAAAAGACAGAAGGAGAGCATTGCACGCCCGGCGCAAG GATGGAGAGAAAATTAGGAGGAACAAGTTATTGGCCTCTAAGGTAGAGGAAACTGGCAGAGTAGATGCTGTGCCTATTGCTCAGTCAGTGCATATCCAAGAAAAGGTTGTAATTGATCATTCTTCAACTTCAACAAACAAGCCATTATCCAGTACTGCAGCAGTGAGTGCTTCTACAAGAATGCCTGTTTCCTCAGCAAATGGTCCTGATGTGGATCGGCTGAAGCAGGAGAAACTAAAGGGAGTTTCTGGCAGCTCTGTTGATCCACGAGCAGCAGATGCTTtgccgaaaaagaaaataaagaggaaACAAGAGTCGGAATTGGGTGAAAGTCAATTCCACACCGAGAAGTTGACTTCCATACAGGCGGAGGAGAAGAACAAAACCAATAAGCAGACTGTCTGTCCTCCTCCAAAACCAAATAATGTTCAGCAAGTAGCGCCCTCACTCTGA
- the LOC107787647 gene encoding ubinuclein-1-like isoform X1 has product MEGGGSGGESVVGRTSTSYEAAAGRRRFTVELRPGETTIVSWKKLLKDATISQSNAPNGTAPAPTTSSAASAAGIQPPLPHPSLETRLASGQPADKEVKDAPPGNRLNAVIEKIERLYVGKQSDDEEDLNDFPDDDEYDTEDSFIDDTELDEYFQVDNSAIKHDGFFVNRGKLERVELASPKNQQPKKRRRKDLAKSHVGDDDGHSPSKPVKVGKKAGKPVPVVSGSSHPSHGVALQNVSHEGEKFLNQLNASERPITKKAADTQSMLEQSPSVSLRGDSAQEKDFDQQKIGVIQSKNLDGSEISGNSTQRHDKSSYAQERSVVGRPVNVSDGVDQSVQRRDEKFNVSGEGKNSVQTMVSCLLPTLKGPAMQRKEGSTGRPKGTMLEKAIRDLEKIVAESRPPNMEVQDADNSSQAIKRRLPPEVKQKLAKVARLAQASHGKISQDLINRLMSIVGHLIQLRTLKRNLKIMVNMGLSAKQEKDNRVHQIKREVAEMIKLRIPLMKSKLLEQQAGASDDFQEASAEEKEAFKRKYSMDVALEDKICDLYDHFVEGLDEDAGPQVRKLYAELAGFWPNGFMDNHGIKRAICRAKDRRRALHARRKDGEKIRRNKLLASKVEETGRVDAVPIAQSVHIQEKVVIDHSSTSTNKPLSSTAAVSASTRMPVSSANGPDVDRLKQEKLKGVSGSSVDPRAADALPKKKIKRKQESELGESQFHTEKLTSIQAEEKNKTNKQTVCPPPKPNNVQQVAPSL; this is encoded by the exons ATGGAGGGCGGCGGTAGTGGCGGAGAATCGGTAGTAGGGAGGACGTCGACGTCGTATGAGGCTGCGGCCGGCCGGCGGAGGTTCACGGTAGAGCTCCGGCCGGGAGAAACCACAATTGTATCGTGGAAGAAGCTTCTCAAGGACGCTACTATCTCTCAGTCCAATGCTCCTAATGGTACTGCTCCTGCTCCAACGACATCGTCTGCTGCTTCTGCTGCTGGTATTCAACCTCCACTGCCACATCCTTCGCTCGAGACTCGATTAGCTTCG GGACAACCTGCTGATAAGGAAGTCAAGGATGCTCCTCCTGGAAATCGTTTAAATGCTGTGATCGAAAAGATTGAACGCCTATATGTG GGAAAACAAAGTGATGACGAGGAAGATCTTAATGATTTCCCAGATGATGATGAATATGACACTGAAGATTCTTTCATAGATGATACTGAGCTG GATGAGTATTTTCAGGTTGATAACTCAGCAATAAAGCATGACGGGTTCTTTGTCAATCGCGGAAAGTTGGAGCGCGT TGAACTAGCGTCACCAAAGAACCAGCAACCAAAAAAGCGGAGAAGAAAAGATCTGGCAAAAAGCCATGTTGGGGACGACGATGGACATAGTCCAAGTAAACCTGTAAAAGTAGGAAAGAAGGCTGGGAAACCAGTACCAGTTGTTAGCGGATCTTCTCACCCATCTCATGGTGTCGCTTTGCAAAATGTATCCCATGAAGGAGAAAAATTCCTGAATCAGTTGAATGCTTCTGAAAGACCGATAACAAAGAAAGCTGCCGATACCCAAAGTATGCTGGAGCAATCTCCATCAGTATCATTGCGTGGTGATTCTGCACAAGAAAAAGACTTTGACCAGCAGAAAATTGGAGTTATCCAATCCAAGAATCTAGATGGTTCTGAAATATCTGGGAATTCTACTCAGAGGCATGACAAAAGTTCTTATGCTCAAGAGAGATCTGTTGTGGGAAGACCGGTTAACGTTTCTGACGGAGTAGACCAATCTGTTCAGCGACGTGATGAAAAGTTTAACGTCAGTGGTGAGGGCAAGAACTCAGTTCAGACTATGGTGAGCTGTTTACTCCCTACACTA AAAGGTCCTGCCATGCAGCGAAAGGAAGGATCTACTGGTAGACCAAAAGGTACAATGCTTGAGAAGGCCATCAGGGATTTGGAGAAAATTGTTGCAGAAT CGAGGCCACCAAATATGGAGGTTCAGGATGCTGATAATTCATCCCAGGCTATCAAAAGGAGGTTACCACCTGAAGTAAAGCAGAAGCTGGCTAAAGTTGCCAGATTGGCG CAAGCTAGTCATGGAAAAATATCCCAGGACTTAATTAATCGTTTAATGAGTATTGTTGGCCACTTGATACAACTTCGCACATTGAAG AGGAATTTGAAAATCATGGTCAATATGGGTCTGTCAGCAAAACAGGAGAAAGATAACCGGGTTCATCAAATAAAGAGGGAGGTCGCTGAGATGATTAAGTTGCGGATTCCATTGATGAAATCAAAG TTACTTGAGCAACAAGCTGGAGCTTCTGATGACTTCCAAGAAGCAAGTGCTGAAGAGAAAGAAGCCTTTAAGAGAAAATACAGCATGGATGTTGCACTAGAAGACAAAATATGCGACCTTTATGATCATTTTGTTGAG GGGCTGGATGAAGATGCTGGTCCACAAGTCAGAAAGTTGTATGCAGAG CTTGCAGGATTTTGGCCAAATGGCTTTATGGATAATCATGGTATTAAACGTGCTATATGTAGAGCAAAAGACAGAAGGAGAGCATTGCACGCCCGGCGCAAG GATGGAGAGAAAATTAGGAGGAACAAGTTATTGGCCTCTAAGGTAGAGGAAACTGGCAGAGTAGATGCTGTGCCTATTGCTCAGTCAGTGCATATCCAAGAAAAGGTTGTAATTGATCATTCTTCAACTTCAACAAACAAGCCATTATCCAGTACTGCAGCAGTGAGTGCTTCTACAAGAATGCCTGTTTCCTCAGCAAATGGTCCTGATGTGGATCGGCTGAAGCAGGAGAAACTAAAGGGAGTTTCTGGCAGCTCTGTTGATCCACGAGCAGCAGATGCTTtgccgaaaaagaaaataaagaggaaACAAGAGTCGGAATTGGGTGAAAGTCAATTCCACACCGAGAAGTTGACTTCCATACAGGCGGAGGAGAAGAACAAAACCAATAAGCAGACTGTCTGTCCTCCTCCAAAACCAAATAATGTTCAGCAAGTAGCGCCCTCACTCTGA
- the LOC142166879 gene encoding uncharacterized protein LOC142166879, producing the protein MIINVLVNSPRGSVFLESHDASNSSTDGSKMYSLFRKTIDKIGKENVVQIVTDNASENVSAGRMMEAMYPHIYWTPCAAHCINLMFGDIFKENPYASVFTKAVRVYSYISQRPLLLNLMRKFTNERNLVRPAKTRFATAFLTLHSFYLQKKKLRKLVLSNEWKDNRYAKEVAGKETAKVLISPSFWNDVVRALKVGGPLIKVLRMVDGERKPPMGYLYEAITTSFEGDVRKYEKVFEIIDIRWENQLYRPLHAADHLLNPGLFYKNTRDETLASEVWIGYYACLEKLVPNSATIDQIGEEFGRYSQAEGLFGLQAAIRARDIRSLGN; encoded by the exons atgatcataaatgTGTTGGTGAACTCTCCAAGAGGGAGTGTTTTTCTTGAATCTCACGATGCTAGCAACTCTTCTACGGATGGAAGCAAAATGTACAGCTTGTTTAGAAAGACTATTGATAAAATTGGAAAGGAAAATGTTGTACAAATTGTTACAGATAATGCTAGTGAGAATGTTAGTGCGGGTAGGATGATGGAAGCTATGTATCCACACATTTATTGGACTCCATGTGCTGCCCATTGTATCAACTTGATGTTTGGTGACATATTCAAGGAAAACCCATATGCTTCAG TTTTCACTAAGGCCGTCAGGGTATATTCTTACATCAGTCAGAGGCCGTTGTTATTGAATTTGATGAGGAAATTCACAAATGAAAGAAATTTGGTGAGACCGGCCAAGACTAGATTTGCAACGGCTTTCTTAACTTTGCATAGTTTTTACttgcaaaagaaaaaattgagaAAGTTAGTTCTTTCAAATGAATGGAAAGATAATAGATATGCAAAGGAAGTTGCGGGAAAAGAAACTGCCAAAGTTCTTATTTCTCCATCATTCTGGAATGACGTCGTTCGGGCTCTTAAAGTTGGTGGTCCTTTGATTAAGGTACTTCGTATGGTGGATGGGGAGAGAAAACCACCAATGGGCTATCTTTATGAGGCTATTACAACGTCATTTGAGGGAGATGTTagaaaatatgagaaagtttttGAGATAATTGATATCAGGTGGGAGAATCAACTCTATCGACCTTTGCATGCAGCAGACCATCTTCTGAACCCGGGATTATTTTACAAGAACACTAGAGATGAAACTTTGGCTTCAGAGGTGTGGATTGGATACTATGCGTGTCTTGAGAAGTTGGTCCCTAATTCAGCGACGATAGATCAAATAGGGGAGGAGTTTGGTAGGTACTCACAAGCAGAGGGCCTATTTGGTTTACAAGCGGCCATTAGAGCCAGAGACATAAGGTCGCTAGGTAACTAA